Below is a genomic region from Pleuronectes platessa chromosome 2, fPlePla1.1, whole genome shotgun sequence.
TGATCCTGGAGGAGGGAATGGAAAGCAAAGTAGAGATACTGATCAAAAACAGTTGCGGGTCTCTTTATGAGAGAATAACACAGGGAAGGACTGAAAGAGGAGAATTCAAGGCCCTTCTTTGTCATAAATAAATCTAAAAGCCTTTTTTAAATCCAACACATTTTGACTTCAATCTATCATGGCAGACATGCTTTTAAGATAACACGATTCGGTTTTCTTGCCATGTACtaacaatcatttttttttactcttttgtgTCTTCTGAATGCCTTGGTTTCTCCGCTtttatttcctcctttttttaacatttcatttttctttgagGAAAGGTAATTGAGCACCAGTGCTGTGACTCCATTGGGCTGTTGTGTCCATTCATGACCTCCAGCGTGCCTGGCTTTCTCTAAAAAGGGAACGGTACTGAATCACAGCTTCTCCTGTCACAGTCTGGCCTCAGAGTATTTGGCATCTGTTGGTCAACATTCATTGTTGTCTGCTGGAGTCAGAAAGACCTGGTGTTTTCACAATGAAGTCGTTCTTCATCgaaaaaagataaacatttcTTTGCACTCGAAATATGACAGCCCACTTACTGAAGCActtaaaatcaacaaaacaatttTTCATTGCATAAGCTCAAGGCTGTATCTTGGATGTGTAGGgtcctttttgtttttagtttcaaCAGCCTATTTGGCCTAATTGGTAATTAATACAGTTATAATTAATTGTACACAGATGAAACTACAAGTGTCATACATTTAAAGCAAGTTCCAAGTTTTTTTAAAGCCAAGGGTGATATTAAGCTAGATATACGGTGATTGATaatctgagtgtgtgagtcacttTGAGTGGTTGCCAGATGGTTGTTTTAGTGTGAACACCAGACACACGTCTGCTCAACAACAGATGTGATATGTTCTTCATCTCATTGCATCAAATTGCTTTCTCCTACAAGTTGCTGTTAAGACCAATCTACAGTGCGAGGATTCAGTAATGGAAGCACAAGCAAAACCATCTACTGTTGGATGGTATGCAAATATGACAGTGCATGTTTGTATATAGTGTACATAATTAAATATCTTTTAGTGCAACAGGGTGTTAAGAAAAACGTATCGAGCAATTAACTTTCTGAGCAAATGCCCTAAATACACAGGCATATGATGTTTGCACATAATATGCCAACACCTCCTCACATGGGGAGAGTGGTTTTAACAAATTCAGCTACAGTTGATTATTTGAGCCATTTCATATCTTTGAATAGACgttatttttaaacaatttaacTTGATGGGCAGTTTTAAAGCGAGAAGCGTTTCTCTAAATGTTTTTGTATCTGAGTTGTTCCTCTTTTTACCAGTTCCTGTAGCGTGGTTTATTGTCGTGTGCTTGATTTTGTGTTTGAAAACCCTGCTGTGGGAGTTGTTTACTCATGTGCTTGTACTTACTGCAATGgaacatatttttatttcatgtttaaaaaaaaaaaaaacgattatTACAGCTATTTAATGAGAAATCTGCaataagaaattaaaaaatcCAATGAAAACGAGTTTTTGTCTGTTGTACCTTTTTAACCTACAACTCCCAGTGTGCGGTTCGCGTGTGCGCAGGTCACGTGACCGTGCGTCTGGTCTGTCAACATGAGTGGGTTCTACCGGGCAGGGGagctgctggacctcctctcACCGTGACCTGCAGATATCCACGATATTCATTTGAATCGCAGAGGAGCAGCCCGGGCAGGAGTCAGCGTGACAGGTGAACAGTGCGCAGCCTGGTGTTCACTGCCAGGAAACACAAGGTAGTCCTTCTGGCGTCAGCGCCATGGAACTGAGGAGTTAGCTTGGATGCTAGCTAGTTACGTGATGGTAGCAGTGTCTCAGCCGCCGTATCTGTGATTTTTCACGTTGACGTTTTGTCAGCCGGAGATTTAAACACTCCTGACCTGTTAACTCCCACTTAACTTGGGGTTTAAGATAAGTTATTCAGTCGGTTTAAGTAGTTCGGAGGCAGTGGTTGCAGCCGGCTCCTGTCACCAGTGTTAGCTTGCCGATAAGGAGACTCTAGGACGAGCCTGGATATGTTTCCTCTGCGTGGCGGAGCTTTTTAAACctggtttttaaatgtgttttaaagtgtGCAGACCTGTGAGCAGGAGTCCCAAATGACGGTTTTATAACTTATTTTATTCTGCTTAGCAGGTTGAGGCTCGGCGGCACTTGGAACAGCCATGTCTCAGTTGGTGTCTGAAGCAGGAGAATGAGTGCGCGCTGGCGAGGCAGAGGATGCCACCATCTTCCACCGGAGACTGTCCCGCTGAACCGATCGATTAGCTGACCCGTCAACCGCTGGAGAGCAGCGGGGGGTCGCTCCTACTGCACCCCGGCTTTATCGTTTCCTCTCGACCCGCTCCGGTGTCCCATGGCGGCTGTAAGCGGGGTCAACATGCAGTCCCAGCTCGGAGACGTGGCGCTGGCGGGTCCCGGGGGAGCGGGGCTGCTCGCCGGGTCCTTCACCAACACCTCGGCGCCCTCCAGCCCGACGCCGGCCACCGATGGTGGAAGGTGTGAGAACGGCGCCCTCATGGACTCCTTTGGGATTTTCCTACAGGGACTTCTGGCCATGATGGCTTTCAGCACGCTGATGTGTGAGTATGGACCCAGGGAGGATCTGCTGCGTGCCTCTGATATCGGACACCAGCTGCTCAAGGGCAATAAAGCAATAGCAGAGCTCTGCTACCTAATGTATTATTGATCTAGGCAGGGAGGATCATGTCCTACTCCAGAACAGAGGAAGACTAACGTGACAGAAGTAGAAATGCTCTCTCTCGCCTGTAAACCTAAATGCAGGGGTTTAATTCATCCTGGttacttcctcttcactgtGGTAATAAGAGCTGCTCACTCTCGTTTGCTTGCACATGTTCCTGTCACATAATATCAATTACACCCCTATCAGATTAAATGTCAATAATTAAAAAAGCCTCATGGGAAGCAGCAGTAGTTTGCAGGTGAATGGATTGTATTTATATGTCACTTTTCTGGTTCTATTAGCCTCAACATGCTCCTACAAGTTGCATTCaccccattcatacagtgctttTTCTATTACACCATTCCCTTTTAGTGAATTCAATTTGGGGACCAGAGTCTTGCACAAAAACACTGGAActcaaaccaccgaccttctgacAAAATTGTGATAGTGTACCATTTTCTAACTTcaatgattattattaaatatatgctgcagctgcttgatagtcacttctctttcctaAGTATCGTAGTACAGGGTTTCTGCCGGCtctgaaaaagtaaaaagtttaaTAATCAGAATTTTAGGACTTAAGAAGTCTTAAGTTATAATATTACACACTTACTTGAGTCTTTATAATGCTAAAGCTCCTTTTAACATCAACTCCATCACATttgaaagtttattttaaaggacCTGTTTTGGTGGCAGGCATAGTTTGGAGTGTTTCAGTTTGTTGTAGTTTTTTCACCACATACAAATATTAGCacataaaactacaaacaacacCAATATGGAACTGATCAGCCTTAGTCAGAGTTTATCACAAAACACTGGCTATAGGAAAGACAATGGATATCTACTGTCTCCAGTTTGCAAGACAAGAAAGTGTATCATGAGTTATTCTCTTCTTTCATACTTGAAGAAGGTCTAAAATTTCCTCCACGAGGACTTATTAAGTCTTACATTTAACTTGTTGACATGCAGAAACCCTGTTGTAAAAACTGGTATATGTAActgctttttttaaactgctgtcTGACTaattttcatatctttttccaTCTCTTGCTTTGTGTTAGCGTCAgcatcttttaatttttttagtaagacatggaaacactgccacagaaaaacaattacACTCAAGATTTTGCCATGGTTCCATTCAGTCAGCCTGAATTGTGTGCCTCCCTGCAGCATCACAGTGGTGAGGAATGTTTAGCATTTTGCTGGAGGCAGCTCTCTGAGTTAGAGGAGTTGGCTGAGGCCTCCACGTGTTTTCACATCACATCCAGCTGCGTGCTGGGTGTGTTCAGTCTGAAGTCACTCTCAGAGCAGACACTGAGGTCATAGCTAATGGTAAAACTCGcctacatgaaaacacaaacagctctcggATCGGATGAAGGTCACTGTGCAGCTCACAGGGTCACAGCTTAAAACAATGGTCAGAGTACGTCCCTGATGATAGAAAAGTAAATCAGTCATCTAACAACAACAGTAGTGACACTCCCCTGTCACCAGGCAGCTATGTCATAGCACTTAAAAGTGAAGGGTAGCGGGGGTGTCATGAAAACAAGCCACTATTGTGAGGAACAGCTGGAGCGTTATTTATGTTGATCATTTCACTGCTTATACTGATGAGCCTTCTAACATTTATCCCTTCAGACTCCTTTTCACACAGGGATTAATTAAACTTCTAGAAAGCCCTTAACTAAAACAGCCCATGCATAATACAGCTACACTCAGTTCTCTCACAGTTTGTTACCTGGAGAGCAGTGCTTATACACACCAGCATACTTAATGAGCTTAATGAGCAATTCTGATTCACTTCCCCTTTTGGGAATCTTGAGATAAACACGTTTTGGTTAGTTTAGCAGTGAGCTGAAAACAAGGATAGCAGACGAATCGCTTCAGTTTCTGCACAGGATATTAGGTCAGTCAACATATTGCCTTTGCTCACTTCTCATTCTGCAACAACAAAGTGCACACATATGAAACTAAATACTGATGCCACCTTTTTGAGCAGTAACTCGATCACACATGCAGGCCACGAAGTGAGATATAACAGTTTCTCTTCAAGCCTACAGAAAAACGAATAGCAGCCATTTTTAGAGACACATAGTGCATGATGCAGCACCTGCTACTTTTTCATATCTCACTTTGTATCCTGCTTGTGTGTTAAGATGCTCAAAAAGGATGCATCATCCTTCATTTACTCATCTAAAGGACATTGGTACAAGACTCGATTTTCTGTTGTACTAAATAGCATAAAAGCACAAGTGATCATTTGGCATTTGACAGCTCAAAGGAGAGTCGTAACTTGATTACATGAAAAGTAATAATCTGCTTGACAGATTCTATgcacctctgtgtttgtgtgagtgatcTGTAATACATATGTCTTCCATTCGCAGTGAAACGCTTCCGGGAGCCAAAACGTGAGAGGAGACCCTGGAGGATCTGGTAAGGCAGCTGAGCCTGCTTAAATTAATTTCTCTGCAAAGACATCAAATGGAAACAAACCAACTGTCCTGTGTTTCTCCGCAGGTTCCTGGATACCTCAAAACAGGCCATAGGAATGTTATTCATTCACTTCGCTAATGTCTACTTGTCAGGCCTCACAGAGGAGGACCCCTGCTCACTGTGAGTCAATTGTGTGTTCGACGACCTTAGAGCTTTCTGATTCTGCATGCTGAGGATACATCACCAAGAACCTGTTCAAATGACGACTATTCAATCTTGTAGACATAATGTGTTAAACTGTAGATGCAGTTTCCATtcactcttctttttctcccagATACCTCATTAACTTCCTGTTAGATGCCACTCTGGGCATGTTGCTGATCTATGCTGGGGTGAGAGCTGTCAGTGCTGTAGTGGAGTGGAGGCAGTGGGAGTCTCTGCGTTTCGGAGAATATGGTGAGGACCATGTGTCTGAGTGGTAGAGTGGGAGTTAGAGCGATTTCTCAAAGAGCCTGGAACGTCCAATGGAGGGCAGTAGCTCCCCTTAGTAATGTGATGCTGCTGTGTCACTTCTTACTACAGTGCTTTCTTCCCTCAATTACACTTTGTACACTCAAGCTGGGAAATTTTGTTATAACTGTTGACAATAATCTGATGTTTCTCTATTTTtctatgtttgtgtctgtgtgcgtgtttgtttgtttgtgtgtgtaggagagCCAGTGCAGTGCACAGCGTGGTTGGGCCAGTGTATCCTCTATATCCTCATCATGATGTTTGAGAAAGTCCTCATCATGCTGGTCCTCCTCATACCCCAGTGGAAAAAGGTCagaataaagacaaaattaTTTGAAAAGCTGACAAGTAAAGAAGAACTCTAATTATTTAAAGGGGGAGCCGTACTCTCCAAAGCTATCATTGACCTGCAATTTAGAATGTACATGAGACATGGTGTTCCCTGACTGGAAATAAAAGCCGGGCCACTGCCTCTTAGTCTGTATCTGTTTAAATAGAAATGAAATTCTGAATTACAAACCTTTTTAACATCACATGGTTAAAGCagtgcagacaaaagccagctTTGTCTGCAACGGTTTGTATGACTTCCTCCATGTGGCAGCAGTGGGCCTGAGAGTGCATGCTCTCAGCAGGCTGCAGAGCTGTGGGGGATGGGCTGAGCTGTGCTGGAACACATGTATTGGTTTTGGCAGAGTGAAAGCCGCACAGCGGGccagtggcgcaatggataacgcgtctgactacggatcagaagattctaggttcgactcctggctggCTCGTATCTGCTTTTCTCGTCTCACAACAAGTTTATGCGAATGACTGATTTGCTTTCATTTACTGACTTACATTTCTTTTGTCTCGGTGAGTGTGTTGGTAAATAAGGTAGAGAGAAAGTAGAGCCAGGAAGGGTTGAGCGAATAAATGCACTGCATGCAGCTGTATAATGAGACACGATTTCAGCTCTGAAAAGGCCTGTGAAACTGCAATTTAGGCTGTACATGAGAAATGACATAAATTCATGGAGCAGGTCTGCCTTTCACGCTCTTGTCTGATTTCTTCACTTACAAATATTTGTCTTGTGTTGGGCCGCTAAAGACGCAGATCATTGCGCCTGGTTTTATaccaaaaatgttttttcacttttccgACATGAGCTGAAGGTAAAATCTGGGGAATACGCTACGGAGTTTACCGGCAGtctgtctttcacacatgcacaacacagcgggattTTTCATAACAACAACCAAATTCAGGCaaaaggtggagcagcagagacggGAAGCAACGTATTAACtccactgcagagatcacgCGTTTTTCTTTACAAACACCGGTgttggctcttatcaccacaagctCTAAATATCTATGTATCTGTGTCTTCTTCTTGTATGGCACCACCTTTTCACtaggagatatttgttttcttctagttttttttctcccatttttgCGTCTGTTACGTGTAACAAGCATCATCAATGCTTCGGAGGAATCTGCTGAGTttggtgcatgtctgaaagcagctttacagaCAAGTGTAGTGAAAAAGAATAACTTATCACCTGACAGGAAATTAAACCCGGGCTTCCGAATCCTAGAATCCACTGTTTGTGGTGTTTGTTTCTTATGTCTTTTGACAACTGGCAGTTATTATGATGTTAAAGTACACTACAGCAGTATTTGCCATTTCAGGGGACTAAACAACTTAAATGTTTTCAGTCCATATGTATGCACATGCATTCTGAAGTTGTACCTCATATTTGCTTTTAAATGGGCATTATAATACTTTCATATTCATTGTGTATATAATACACACTCTTTTAGATGACTTACCGATGATGTTTAGTAGAGTATATTAAATTCTAAGTTGTGCTGATTGCTCCAATGttctctccttccatctctgCTGTAATTTAAAAGCTGTGGGGGCAACATGTGCCTTTATGTATGCTTACATTTGTGCTTGTTTATGTGTGTCGCAGCTGGCTCTCCTCAACCCCATACAGAATCCTGACCTGGAACTGGCCATCGTTATGCTCATCGTTCCGTTCTTCGTCAACGTAAGCCCGTTGTTCTCTCCACCACTAGCACCACGTGTGTCTTGTGCAATTTCATAATTCATAACTGAAATTATGTCTGCTTGCTCATTCAAAGTTCattgccttgtgtgtgtgtttacttatgGTAATTCCACCAGAGGAAatatcattcacaaatgtcGTCTGTCTTCCCTTTAGGCCCTCATGTTCTGGGTGGTAGATAATTTTCTAATGAAGAAGCACAGGACAAAAGcaaagctggaggagagagaggaggacccTCGGGGGAACAGTAAGGTGCGCTACAGACGAGCTCTGTCTCATGACGACTCGGAGTCAGAGGTGAGTCTAAATGCAGTAATATGAACGTGGCTATCGGAGAAACCACATGAGAGAACCATGCAATAGAAATCCTCAGATATGTTACAAAAACCTGGAAGTCAGTTATACTACCTAACAGTTCATTTATTTCGTGTACGCTACTGATGCCTCATTTAATGTTTCATCGTCCAAGGAGGGATATGCTAACGTTAGCCTACAGATATGCTAATGTTAGTCTGTGGTTGCTGTGTTTCTCGGGGTAAGACTTGTTACCCTGGCCTGCTTTTCATTTTGCCTCACAAATATTGTCGTGAGCATTCTCTCCATCGATTTTTGTAAAGTGTAACCACACTTGTGACTGCTTTCGGCTGACCATTGCTCTGACTTAAGTCAAGTTGGTCTCTTCTTCAGCTTTCTTGCGGATGCATTGCCACAACCCGCTGATCTGGAGTGTGCACTCTCAACCGTCAGACTGTCGATTTCTCAATGACAAGATTCTAGGTTTGACTCCTGGCTCGGTTTCATACCCTGCCATTTGTATTGACCCATTCAGATCAACTAACACAGTTTTAACCTGTAGTACCATCCTGGTCTACAGTGGGTACAGCCGAGAGACACTAGCTAAATGTGGCGCAAGATTAGAGCCCTAATGAATTGCTGAACTGTTTTTGAAAGATGTATTTAACATCTGCTGCTTTGATCTCATTTTTTCACATTGTGGGACGTGGACACCCATGTTTAACATGTTCCAAGACAACTTGTATATAAAAAGATCCAAGGGTTGTTTTGAATTACTTTCTGAAAGCAGATTCTCAAATTATTTGAGAAAAAGCTGATTCTCTTATAAACAATAGTTGTATTTTGTCAGTGGGCCAAGTTGTTAATACATATTTAGATCACAAATAGAACTGGAATTCAGAATTACAATCCATTTTAACTTTTGAAGGTTAGAGCAGTGCAGACAACGGTTTGTTTGACTTCCTCCGTGTGGCAGCAGTGGGCCTGAGAGCGCATGCTCTCAGCAGGCTGCAGAGCTGTGGGGGATGGGCTGAGCTGTGCTGGAACAAATGTATTCCTTTCAGTGGAGTGAAACAGCCACAGCGGGccagtggcgcaatggataacgcgtctgactacggatcagaagattctaggttcgactcctggctggCTCGTATCTGCTTTTCTCGTCTCACAACATGTTTATGTGAATGACTGTACATTGTGTATCAGTTGGTGAATAagggggtgagagacagagcagagctaGGAGGGGCTGAGAGAATAATTGCACTCCATGCAGCTGTTTAATGACACAGGATTGCACCTCTAATCAGGGCCTTTTAATATgaatttacacatttaaaaggAAATGAGGAAAAATCGATAAAAGGGGGCCAATGATGATACTGCGTCATTGACCACAAATATAACAATTTATGGGgaatatatttttgatttataaTGAACTGAAAAAATGTCAGTTGAGGGGGGAAGGtatgttttcagtcatgaaaGACTTCTGGATGCCCTTAGAATGATATCATGAACCCGTCTCCCAGTACGCCATTCACTTCTAAtacttctctctccttcctgttcCTTAGATCATTTTCTCAGCAGATGATGAAATGGACGAGTCTGACGAGGATGATGTTCGTCGGTTAAGTGGCCTGAagacagtgaagaagaagaagcttcgCATGGGGATCCCTGTTTGACCCGTGTGCCTAGCTGAACTGCTTCCATCAGATGTTCTCCGGGAGCTGTTCACCACACAGATCCACAAGCGGTCCCAGTACCTCATCAGAATCTGATATCAACCTCTTTTCAAACACAGGATGCTCATTGACGGCAGAAGAAAAAACTTTCATTGAATTCTCTGTTGAATCCTGAAGAGTTCCTGCATAAAGAGTGTCTAACCTGGGATTTATCAACACACCGGGAGATTTCTTTTTTGCAGTTAACTTGGCACTCCTGTGGCGACTGATCTAAAATTCACTTTGGGAAAACATCTCAATCATGAACCCTTGTTAACATGTTAAATTTGAATGTGAGTGACGTATGAAAAGGGCGACACTGGTACAATACTATGTGGACCTTGGTGGCATTGTGATGCACTGGTCCAGGATTATGACAGTTGGACAAATCTCAGTGGCCACACCAGACccaaacatgcaaacaaaacTGATTAAACAGTATATCTAATACTCTAACATGTCCTTTAAACTGAGTGTATTCCTGATGTAGATCCATATGAACATTGTGCTTTTCgttttctcatgttaaaggtgtgtgtgtgggaagtgaggatattttggctGACCTGTACAGTTTTGAGGATACAGATTTATAAGGATTAGGATTAGTTAACGTTTTAAGGTTAGAATAATGTTTAGGCTTTTAGTTGTGAGGGGGAGGGCAAGGGCTAGACAATGAATTATGTCAGAGTGtcctcacaaacacagaagtgtgtgtgcacgtgggtGTGTGCGCGCACGATTGCATCAGACTGTTTGAATCACGGTATTGATGTGACTAACACTTTTGAGCACAATTCCACACTTGACTACTGTAAACTTCATGTGTGATGTTACTCATATCAAAGGGAGCACATTCATGCTTGCAGCAAACTTCCATTTTTATTCTCTTGTAAAGTCCTTTCAACTGTTACACCTACAGGACTGCAGGTACCACAGTGTGCAACATGTCCCCTCAGTCAGTATCGTTTGTCTGTGGACACAAGATTTCCCTCTGGTTGACCGTTTGACTGACTCGCTGTGACTGCGTGTTCTTTGTCTTtgaacacatttcatttcatttggacTTGTAGGGATTTagtatatgtttttgtttgtgttattttcggGCCAAAAAGGTGACTATGCTTCTTCCAAAAGTGTTCTTCATTCCTTTACTTTAATGGGAAGAGTAGATATGGGAACAATTTCTTGCACAGTTTCCCAGTTATTCTAGCTTTCACCTTtccttttgtgtttcctgtgatttgttttttgttacaATAATGTGCCTGAGTGCCTGTTTGTTAGATTCTTTTGACTGTTTTATCCAGAGCTCCAGATCATCAGGCAGCATTCAGCAGGCTCTGATATAAAGAATGTGACATGCATAGACctctaaactgtaaagtgactGTCCACCAGACAGACAAGAGTCAGGCTGCGCGTGGGTGGATGTGAATTTGTttctatgtgtatgtatgtgtgtgtgggtggttatatatatatatatatttatatatatatacatatacaca
It encodes:
- the LOC128458171 gene encoding store-operated calcium entry regulator STIMATE isoform X1 — translated: MAAVSGVNMQSQLGDVALAGPGGAGLLAGSFTNTSAPSSPTPATDGGRCENGALMDSFGIFLQGLLAMMAFSTLMLKRFREPKRERRPWRIWFLDTSKQAIGMLFIHFANVYLSGLTEEDPCSLYLINFLLDATLGMLLIYAGVRAVSAVVEWRQWESLRFGEYGEPVQCTAWLGQCILYILIMMFEKVLIMLVLLIPQWKKLALLNPIQNPDLELAIVMLIVPFFVNALMFWVVDNFLMKKHRTKAKLEEREEDPRGNSKVRYRRALSHDDSESEIIFSADDEMDESDEDDVRRLSGLKTVKKKKLRMGIPV
- the LOC128458171 gene encoding store-operated calcium entry regulator STIMATE isoform X3, encoding MAAVSGVNMQSQLGDVALAGPGGAGLLAGSFTNTSAPSSPTPATDGGRCENGALMDSFGIFLQGLLAMMAFSTLMLKRFREPKRERRPWRIWFLDTSKQAIGMLFIHFANVYLSGLTEEDPCSLYLINFLLDATLGMLLIYAGVRAVSAVVEWRQWESLRFGEYGEPVQCTAWLGQCILYILIMMFEKVLIMLVLLIPQWKKLALLNPIQNPDLELAIVMLIVPFFVNALMFWVVDNFLMKKHRTKAKLEEREEDPRGNSKVRYRRALSHDDSESEIIFSADDEMDESDEDDVRRLSGLKTVKKKKLRMGIPPGEVKKKKRPPMKEEDLKGARSKLGLKGEVKSKTYEVMAECERMGKVAPSVFSGVRSGTETALDKPTAAKVPGASVFSK